Proteins co-encoded in one Chitinophagales bacterium genomic window:
- a CDS encoding alkaline phosphatase D family protein, whose amino-acid sequence MRNFILLFSLFWITFFTANAQNTLISGPMLGYSEHREVLIWLEVSSEVEEVSLTYWKSDEPIKQQLVNYKGELGKTFNPIKIEIVGLDMDTQYEYAIFLNKELQNFSYPLQFHTKKLWEWREDPPKFSFLMGSCVYINDEPYDRPGEPYGKGTEIFKPMSQENADFMLWLGDNTYLREADWSSEYGIQYRFHHTRKHPDLQAFWAKMPHYAIWDDHDFGPNDSNKSFELKEITLQSFKDYWGNRTYGEADNAGIYSKFTFADSEFFLLDNRYHRSPEDLANDNPEKDYLGNKQMEWLKNSLLSSLATFKFVASGNQILNLASKSECMLQYEKEQKELLAFITEHKIEGVIFLTGDRHFTEVIEIKPQEGFYPLRDITCSPLTAGTYSSVLQSDEVKHPTVIKETILPEHNYIKISIEGKRKKRELTIQAFDKTGKERWKKMLKMEDLQLESK is encoded by the coding sequence ATGAGAAATTTTATTTTACTATTCAGCCTATTTTGGATTACATTTTTCACTGCAAATGCTCAGAACACCCTAATTTCTGGCCCAATGCTGGGTTACTCCGAACACCGAGAAGTTTTGATTTGGTTAGAAGTCAGTTCTGAAGTCGAAGAAGTAAGTTTGACATATTGGAAAAGTGACGAACCGATCAAACAACAGTTGGTTAACTACAAAGGAGAATTGGGTAAAACCTTCAATCCTATCAAAATAGAAATTGTAGGACTGGACATGGATACCCAGTATGAATACGCTATTTTTCTGAACAAAGAGTTGCAAAATTTTAGTTATCCACTTCAATTTCACACCAAAAAACTGTGGGAATGGCGAGAAGACCCACCTAAATTTTCTTTTTTGATGGGTTCATGTGTCTATATCAATGATGAGCCTTACGACCGACCGGGTGAGCCGTATGGTAAGGGAACGGAAATCTTCAAACCGATGTCACAAGAAAATGCCGATTTCATGCTTTGGTTGGGTGATAATACCTATTTGAGAGAAGCAGATTGGAGTTCAGAATATGGCATACAATACCGTTTTCACCACACCCGTAAGCATCCCGACCTACAAGCTTTTTGGGCAAAAATGCCGCATTATGCAATATGGGATGACCACGATTTTGGTCCCAATGATTCCAACAAATCCTTTGAATTGAAGGAAATAACCTTGCAATCCTTCAAAGATTATTGGGGAAACCGCACCTATGGAGAAGCAGACAATGCTGGAATTTACAGCAAATTTACCTTTGCCGATTCTGAATTTTTCTTGCTTGATAATCGCTATCACCGTTCGCCCGAAGATTTGGCAAACGATAATCCTGAAAAAGATTATTTGGGGAACAAACAGATGGAATGGTTGAAAAACAGTCTTTTATCCTCATTGGCGACCTTCAAGTTTGTTGCAAGTGGTAATCAAATATTGAACCTCGCTAGCAAATCGGAATGTATGTTGCAGTATGAAAAAGAGCAAAAAGAATTGCTGGCTTTCATTACAGAACACAAAATTGAAGGAGTGATTTTTCTGACAGGCGATAGACATTTCACCGAAGTAATTGAAATCAAACCACAAGAAGGTTTTTATCCTTTGAGAGACATCACCTGTTCGCCCTTGACCGCAGGCACCTATAGTAGCGTGTTGCAATCGGATGAGGTCAAACATCCGACTGTTATCAAAGAAACGATTTTACCAGAGCACAATTACATCAAAATCAGCATTGAAGGAAAGCGAAAAAAACGTGAATTGACGATTCAAGCATTTGACAAAACGGGAAAAGAACGTTGGAAAAAAATGTTGAAAATGGAAGATTTGCAGTTGGAAAGCAAGTGA
- a CDS encoding FeoA family protein → MTNIAALREREVGRVLQFNDAKIACKLMAMGMLPGSTIKVMRKAPLGGGFYLKVNGHCMALRVNEAASVIVE, encoded by the coding sequence ATGACAAATATTGCAGCATTAAGAGAACGAGAAGTGGGAAGGGTTCTTCAATTCAACGATGCCAAAATCGCTTGTAAACTCATGGCAATGGGCATGTTGCCAGGCAGCACCATCAAAGTAATGCGAAAAGCTCCTCTTGGAGGTGGTTTTTATTTGAAGGTAAACGGACACTGCATGGCACTTCGGGTCAATGAGGCAGCATCTGTTATTGTAGAATAA
- the feoB gene encoding ferrous iron transport protein B, producing the protein MNDTKRFKIALLGNPNSGKSSIFNLLTGLRQKVGNFPGVTVDKKLGTTHLTEHIEASIIDFPGTYSLYPTSKDETIVINTFANPKDENFPDAVIYIADITKLEPQLLLFTQIRDLGIPIVLAVNMIDLAAKERITYDLDKLSKLLHVPVVAISGRSGENIEKLKNIAADLCLKNSDVEKTFYKFSKKEQQLVADLQTDFNITNPYRALIYAHHYDKMPFLSDLEKKQIENLGKQHEFESFSLQIRETMQRYDKFTPIVRQVLQKINEETDNDTISDKLDVVFTHKVFGPIIFFLLMFLVFQAIFAWSEFPMALIETTFGFVGETLQNVLPEGWITDLLTEGILAGLGGILIFIPQIAILFFLISILEEVGYMARAVFIFDKLMQKFGLNGRSIVALVSGGACAIPAIMSTRTISNWKERLITIMVTPLISCSARIPVYTVLVGFVVPSITVWGIFNAQGLIFTGLYLLGIVAALLSAWVFKLILQTEESSFLMIELPKYRVPMIKNVLLIVKERVMTFTIEAGKVIMVISIVLWVLASYGPTTAMNLAEQTALEMAAAKNLDETATADLVAGKKIEASFAGHIGKFIEPAIEPLGFDWKIGIALITSFAAREVFVGTMATIYSIGSQDDEYTIRDRLAKATNPDTGLPVYTMATSLSLLIFYVFAMQCMSTLAVVKRETKSWKWAAIQFVYMTAMAYFGSLGVYQLLS; encoded by the coding sequence TTGAACGATACCAAACGCTTTAAAATAGCACTATTGGGAAATCCCAATAGTGGTAAATCTTCTATTTTTAACCTCCTAACAGGGCTTCGACAAAAAGTAGGCAATTTCCCCGGTGTAACGGTTGACAAAAAACTCGGCACTACCCATTTAACAGAACATATTGAAGCAAGTATCATAGATTTTCCCGGTACTTACAGCCTCTACCCTACTTCAAAAGATGAAACCATTGTCATCAATACTTTTGCCAACCCCAAAGATGAAAATTTCCCTGATGCGGTCATTTACATTGCCGACATCACCAAATTAGAGCCGCAATTGCTGCTCTTTACCCAAATCCGTGATTTGGGTATCCCCATCGTACTGGCAGTGAACATGATAGATTTAGCTGCAAAAGAACGCATAACCTACGACCTCGACAAACTCTCCAAACTGCTTCATGTTCCAGTAGTTGCGATTAGCGGAAGAAGTGGTGAAAATATCGAAAAACTCAAAAACATTGCAGCCGATTTGTGCTTGAAAAATTCGGATGTCGAAAAAACCTTTTACAAATTCTCCAAAAAAGAACAGCAACTCGTAGCGGATTTGCAAACCGACTTCAACATCACAAATCCTTATCGGGCATTGATCTATGCACATCACTACGACAAAATGCCCTTCTTGAGTGACCTCGAAAAAAAGCAAATAGAAAACCTCGGCAAACAACACGAATTTGAGTCGTTTAGCCTTCAAATTCGGGAAACCATGCAGCGATATGACAAGTTCACTCCGATTGTGCGACAAGTGCTGCAAAAGATAAACGAAGAAACGGACAACGATACTATTAGCGACAAACTCGATGTGGTATTCACCCACAAAGTTTTTGGGCCAATTATTTTCTTTTTGCTCATGTTTCTGGTATTTCAAGCCATATTTGCGTGGTCAGAATTTCCGATGGCATTGATTGAAACCACTTTTGGCTTTGTAGGAGAAACCCTTCAAAATGTACTGCCCGAAGGTTGGATAACCGACCTATTAACAGAAGGTATTCTGGCGGGATTGGGTGGCATTTTGATATTCATTCCCCAAATTGCTATCCTCTTTTTCTTGATTTCGATATTGGAGGAAGTGGGATATATGGCGAGGGCTGTGTTTATTTTTGACAAATTGATGCAAAAATTTGGCTTGAATGGTCGAAGCATCGTTGCTTTGGTGTCGGGCGGTGCATGTGCGATTCCAGCCATTATGAGTACCCGAACCATCAGCAATTGGAAAGAACGCTTGATTACCATTATGGTTACGCCACTAATCAGTTGTTCAGCAAGGATTCCTGTTTATACTGTTTTGGTGGGTTTTGTCGTTCCATCCATTACCGTTTGGGGTATCTTCAATGCTCAAGGGTTGATTTTCACAGGTTTATATCTATTGGGTATCGTTGCAGCTTTGTTATCGGCTTGGGTCTTTAAACTCATTTTGCAGACCGAAGAAAGCAGTTTTCTGATGATTGAACTGCCCAAATACCGTGTTCCTATGATCAAGAATGTACTGCTGATTGTCAAAGAACGGGTGATGACTTTCACCATTGAAGCGGGAAAAGTCATTATGGTCATTTCGATTGTTTTGTGGGTCTTGGCAAGTTATGGCCCTACTACTGCTATGAACTTGGCAGAACAAACGGCTTTGGAAATGGCAGCAGCAAAAAACTTGGACGAAACGGCAACGGCTGATTTGGTGGCAGGTAAAAAAATTGAAGCTTCTTTTGCAGGGCATATCGGCAAATTTATTGAACCTGCTATTGAGCCACTCGGTTTTGATTGGAAAATTGGCATTGCTTTGATTACCTCTTTTGCAGCCCGTGAAGTCTTTGTGGGTACGATGGCAACGATTTACAGCATTGGTAGTCAAGATGATGAATACACTATCCGTGACCGTTTGGCTAAAGCTACGAACCCCGATACGGGTTTGCCTGTTTATACAATGGCAACATCTCTTTCTCTCCTTATTTTTTACGTTTTTGCGATGCAATGTATGAGTACACTTGCGGTGGTGAAACGTGAAACAAAAAGTTGGAAATGGGCAGCAATTCAATTTGTGTATATGACTGCAATGGCTTATTTTGGGAGTTTGGGGGTATATCAGTTGTTGAGTTAA
- a CDS encoding sigma-70 family RNA polymerase sigma factor, which produces MDKTKFEEIFQSNYGSLFAMGFKMSADRALTKDAIQTLFLELWEKRHQTNEVTHWNAYLRKSLYRKILVELKKKKSLTQDISDHNYSFFTPSYEELLIHSQTTQSQKDKLKSALKQLPLEERKVLNLRFFEGLSYEEIAENTGKSKQTVYNQIFSAISKLRKTLKY; this is translated from the coding sequence TTGGACAAAACGAAATTCGAGGAAATTTTTCAATCGAACTATGGTTCATTGTTTGCTATGGGCTTCAAAATGAGTGCAGACCGAGCTTTGACAAAAGATGCCATCCAAACCTTGTTTTTAGAATTGTGGGAAAAAAGGCACCAAACCAATGAAGTCACACATTGGAACGCCTACCTTCGTAAATCGCTTTACCGAAAAATACTGGTAGAATTGAAGAAAAAAAAATCTCTAACACAGGATATTTCTGACCATAATTACTCCTTTTTTACACCATCCTACGAAGAACTTCTGATCCATTCTCAAACCACTCAATCCCAAAAAGACAAGCTGAAATCTGCGCTTAAACAACTTCCTTTAGAAGAACGCAAGGTATTGAATCTCCGTTTTTTTGAAGGATTGAGTTATGAGGAAATTGCCGAAAATACAGGTAAAAGTAAGCAAACTGTTTACAATCAAATTTTTAGTGCGATTAGTAAGTTGAGAAAGACATTAAAGTACTGA
- a CDS encoding FecR domain-containing protein, with product MNTNEITIESLSASEYFQQYCLNPTAANMQYWHQWLEANKDHTATFKTAKELVLQLSLQPTEAEIGEEWEQLKKQMSTKQEVTPKQRFFENRMLWGIAATVLVFLMAFGLWKSLEPLHTLQPITIATAYGQTQKLLLPDSSEVMLNANSKLTYNKDWSKSRKRDVWLEGEAYFEVVHNQQSPFAVHTNKGVIHVLGTSFNVSQRSENFNVTLVKGKVVLSLPNQPNPINLQAGEQIIVVKDEVQQIEADVDLITAWQSGKLIFKNATIQSIIHRLQNEYGWTISVKNDVLLERKVNATILKNKPELLLEALTEIYELDIRKVSEGVYEIR from the coding sequence ATGAATACGAACGAAATCACGATTGAGTCCTTGAGTGCCTCTGAGTACTTCCAACAATACTGTTTGAATCCAACAGCAGCAAATATGCAATATTGGCACCAATGGTTGGAAGCAAACAAAGACCATACGGCTACTTTTAAAACTGCTAAAGAACTGGTTTTACAGCTTTCATTGCAGCCAACTGAAGCAGAAATAGGAGAAGAATGGGAGCAATTGAAAAAACAAATGTCAACAAAACAGGAGGTTACACCAAAACAGCGTTTTTTCGAAAATCGGATGCTTTGGGGAATTGCAGCTACTGTTTTAGTCTTCTTAATGGCTTTTGGCTTATGGAAAAGTCTTGAACCTCTCCATACTTTACAACCCATCACCATCGCTACCGCTTATGGGCAGACCCAAAAACTCCTATTACCTGATAGTAGTGAAGTGATGTTGAATGCCAACTCCAAATTGACTTACAACAAGGATTGGAGCAAATCCCGAAAAAGAGATGTTTGGTTGGAGGGAGAAGCTTATTTTGAAGTAGTTCACAATCAGCAAAGTCCATTTGCAGTACATACCAACAAGGGAGTCATTCATGTTTTAGGAACCTCCTTCAATGTATCGCAGAGATCGGAAAATTTCAATGTAACTTTGGTAAAAGGAAAAGTAGTCTTATCTCTCCCAAACCAACCAAATCCTATCAATCTACAAGCTGGTGAACAAATCATTGTTGTCAAAGATGAAGTGCAACAGATAGAAGCTGATGTGGATTTGATTACAGCATGGCAATCGGGCAAATTGATTTTCAAAAATGCAACCATACAAAGCATTATCCACCGTCTTCAAAATGAATATGGCTGGACGATTAGTGTAAAAAACGATGTGCTACTCGAAAGAAAGGTAAACGCTACAATATTGAAAAACAAACCAGAACTCTTATTGGAAGCTTTGACCGAAATTTATGAATTAGATATTCGCAAGGTTTCAGAAGGAGTTTATGAGATAAGATAA
- a CDS encoding TonB-dependent receptor translates to MCPFSLATKAEQLNSENTALHQVLDKIAETYQVSIIYDIEQMEKINVKNWSASKVSLEDDLKKLLKDFDLEYKKLDGQTYIIKKKKSTKKATIEKSNIPIPNTQLQSPKIKARGIVLNAKTKESVIGVNILVKGEARGTITEVDGSFSIEIEEGQTLVFTYIGYLPKELTVLQADLGTILLEENISQLKEVIVVGYGTQKRSDLTGSVSSIGSQEIKEIPSTGLDQALQGRAAGVFVTQNSGAPGGAVSIRIRGIGSTLSAEPLYVIDGIPVVNDNKGTSSNFNELDGGGQNSNALNTINPNDIESIEVLKDASATAIYGARAANGVVLITTKRGEVGTSNLTLETYYGVQQLAKKIPVMNLQQYAAYYTDINSEPIEEFERPELLGEGTDWQDAVFREAAMENFQLTASGGTDKTQYALSGSYHSKEGIVVGSDFSRISGKINLDHKFSDKIRIGNSFLLSRTTENITFNDNSSGVVYTALLMVPNAPVRNSDGSFAGPQEEITLSFDNPVARALETSDINTKTRALANFYFEADLLPFLKYRAEFGTDIVYSNHNTFFPSFERGNFFGKSGVRRSLNNNLFWINKHLLTFDKTFAEKHNLTTLLGFEAQSGKYEWLFASRDNLPTNDLQQLTLGDAGQQQNDGGAGHWALMSYFGRLNYGFADRYLLTATVRVDGSSRFGPNNRYGTFPSAAIAWRASNEPFLKDIEALDNLKIRFGVGEVGNQEIGFYSYSSNLRSVNVAIGDQLITGFAPDNIANPDVKWESSVQSNIGIDLGLFKNRIEFIADYYIKKADGMLLPALLPTTAGSLNPPFVNIGEIENRGIELSLNTTNLTGKLSWRSSINFTKNKNEVISLGSSGNLVGLIQRIPVTRTVEGMPISQFYGYVTDGIFQTQQEVIDNPFQQEGTRAGDIKFKDLNNDGVINDEDQTFLGSPHPDFTLNLTNNFSYKGFDLNVFFQGVFGNEILNLIRRDVEGMAGLSNQSVVVIDRFTNANPSSTVPRATGSDPNSNRRVSDRFIEDGSFVRLKNITIAYNVPRAVAQILKLENLRFYASAQNLKTWTDYTGYDPEIGSYNQNPLINGVENGRYPTSKSFTFGLRAGL, encoded by the coding sequence TTGTGCCCATTTAGTTTAGCTACAAAAGCCGAGCAGTTGAATAGTGAAAATACTGCTTTACACCAAGTACTCGACAAAATTGCAGAAACCTATCAAGTTAGTATCATTTATGATATTGAACAAATGGAAAAAATCAATGTGAAAAATTGGAGTGCCTCCAAAGTTTCTTTGGAAGATGATTTAAAAAAACTGCTCAAAGATTTTGATTTAGAGTATAAAAAACTGGATGGACAAACCTACATCATCAAAAAAAAGAAATCAACAAAAAAAGCTACAATTGAAAAGTCAAATATCCCGATTCCAAATACACAACTTCAATCACCCAAGATAAAAGCACGGGGCATTGTTTTGAATGCCAAAACAAAAGAATCTGTGATAGGTGTAAATATTTTGGTGAAGGGTGAAGCAAGAGGAACTATCACAGAAGTTGACGGCAGTTTTTCGATTGAAATAGAAGAAGGACAAACACTTGTATTTACCTATATCGGCTATCTCCCAAAAGAATTGACCGTATTACAAGCCGATTTGGGAACTATTTTGTTGGAAGAAAACATCAGTCAGTTGAAAGAAGTGATTGTAGTGGGCTATGGTACTCAAAAAAGAAGTGATCTAACAGGTTCGGTTTCTTCTATTGGATCACAAGAAATCAAAGAAATACCTTCAACTGGCTTAGACCAAGCATTGCAAGGAAGAGCCGCAGGTGTATTTGTGACCCAAAATTCGGGAGCACCAGGAGGAGCAGTTTCTATTCGTATACGAGGAATTGGCTCAACACTTTCGGCAGAACCTTTGTATGTTATTGACGGAATTCCTGTGGTAAATGACAACAAAGGCACCTCCTCCAACTTCAATGAATTAGATGGTGGTGGACAAAATTCCAATGCCCTCAATACAATCAATCCCAACGACATAGAATCCATTGAAGTACTCAAAGATGCTTCTGCAACAGCAATTTATGGAGCGAGGGCTGCAAATGGTGTAGTTCTTATCACCACCAAAAGAGGAGAAGTAGGAACTTCCAACCTTACTTTAGAAACCTACTACGGAGTCCAACAATTGGCAAAGAAAATTCCCGTAATGAACCTCCAACAATATGCCGCTTATTATACCGACATCAATTCCGAACCCATTGAAGAATTTGAACGCCCAGAATTATTGGGTGAGGGAACAGATTGGCAGGATGCTGTATTTAGAGAAGCGGCAATGGAAAACTTTCAATTAACAGCTTCTGGTGGAACAGACAAAACTCAATACGCACTTTCGGGCAGCTACCACTCCAAAGAAGGAATTGTTGTCGGGTCAGATTTTTCTCGTATTTCTGGAAAAATCAATCTTGACCATAAATTTTCAGATAAAATTAGGATTGGCAATAGTTTTTTGTTGAGTCGAACTACTGAAAATATCACCTTCAATGACAACAGTAGTGGAGTAGTTTATACGGCTTTGTTAATGGTTCCTAATGCACCTGTCCGCAATTCAGATGGCTCTTTTGCAGGCCCCCAAGAGGAAATTACACTTTCATTTGACAATCCAGTGGCACGAGCTTTGGAAACCAGCGATATAAATACCAAAACAAGGGCTTTGGCAAATTTCTATTTTGAAGCCGATTTATTGCCTTTTTTGAAGTACCGAGCAGAATTTGGAACGGACATCGTGTATTCCAACCACAACACCTTTTTCCCTTCTTTTGAAAGAGGCAATTTCTTTGGAAAATCAGGTGTACGGCGAAGTTTGAACAACAATCTTTTTTGGATCAACAAGCATTTATTGACCTTCGATAAAACCTTTGCCGAAAAACACAACCTCACAACTTTACTCGGTTTTGAAGCACAATCGGGGAAATATGAATGGCTGTTTGCGTCACGAGACAACTTACCTACCAACGATTTGCAACAATTGACATTGGGAGATGCAGGGCAGCAACAAAACGACGGAGGAGCAGGTCATTGGGCATTGATGTCTTATTTTGGAAGGTTGAACTATGGCTTTGCAGACCGATATTTATTGACTGCAACAGTGAGAGTAGATGGGTCTTCTCGCTTTGGCCCAAACAATCGATATGGAACATTCCCTTCAGCTGCAATTGCTTGGCGAGCATCGAATGAGCCATTTTTGAAAGATATTGAAGCATTGGACAACTTGAAGATTCGTTTTGGTGTTGGTGAAGTTGGAAACCAAGAAATCGGATTTTACTCCTATAGTTCCAATTTGCGTTCAGTCAATGTTGCCATTGGTGATCAATTGATCACAGGATTTGCACCTGACAATATCGCCAATCCTGATGTAAAATGGGAGTCTTCTGTCCAATCCAATATCGGAATTGACCTCGGTTTGTTCAAAAACCGCATCGAATTTATTGCAGATTATTATATCAAAAAAGCTGATGGAATGCTGTTACCTGCTTTGCTACCAACTACGGCAGGTTCTTTGAATCCTCCTTTTGTCAACATTGGAGAAATCGAAAACAGAGGAATTGAATTATCTCTAAATACAACTAATCTGACAGGCAAACTTTCTTGGCGAAGCAGTATCAATTTCACCAAAAACAAAAACGAGGTAATCAGTCTCGGTTCTTCAGGAAATTTGGTGGGCTTGATTCAACGCATCCCTGTGACCCGCACTGTTGAAGGTATGCCTATCAGTCAATTTTATGGCTATGTGACAGACGGAATTTTTCAAACCCAACAAGAAGTCATCGACAATCCTTTCCAACAAGAAGGCACAAGAGCAGGTGACATCAAATTCAAGGATTTGAACAATGATGGTGTAATCAATGACGAAGATCAGACATTTTTGGGCAGTCCACATCCAGATTTCACTCTCAATCTCACCAATAATTTCAGTTACAAAGGTTTCGATCTCAATGTTTTCTTCCAAGGCGTTTTTGGAAACGAAATACTCAACTTGATTCGTCGAGATGTAGAAGGCATGGCAGGTTTATCTAACCAGTCAGTCGTGGTGATAGATCGCTTTACCAATGCCAATCCAAGCAGTACAGTACCTCGTGCAACTGGCTCTGATCCCAACTCCAACAGAAGGGTTTCTGACCGTTTTATTGAGGATGGTTCTTTTGTGCGTTTGAAAAACATCACAATTGCCTACAATGTACCAAGGGCGGTTGCACAAATTCTCAAATTGGAGAACCTCCGATTTTATGCAAGTGCTCAAAACCTCAAAACTTGGACGGATTATACTGGCTACGATCCCGAAATCGGTTCTTACAATCAAAACCCACTCATCAATGGCGTGGAAAATGGGCGATATCCGACTTCAAAATCCTTTACATTTGGTTTGAGAGCTGGACTGTAG
- a CDS encoding RagB/SusD family nutrient uptake outer membrane protein, with product MKRYLLQIIALSVTLTMISCEDFLDREPLDQLTTDNFYKTAADADKALLATYSPMQDQEWNSKGWMITEIPSDNTQAGGTDPDFTPIDNFTVVADNLPVANYWSIRYRQITLANTVITKVNEMDLTQASKNPLLAEAMFLRAVAYFDLVRIYGGVPLITAPPVFGADLLYPRAKVAEVYALISADLEFAAEYLPITWGGINLGRATKGAANAYLAKAYLTNREYIKARDAAKKVIDSGVYDLMESYADNFELATSDNNKESIFQIQFTGCGPFGTGNALQAFFAPWGEGITKDRDGWGSQIPTSPSSNNPNTTIADAFETGDLRKLPSVMTPNAYYPTVNPQDGGYTYPTSGASASSVNIKKYVIGSGANVCFMSTPQNAHLIRYSDVLITYAESIMEIEGGLSSNPVALSSFNKVRIRAGLEPVNQIDRSIVLHERRVEFAFEGQRWFDLLRSGKAIEIMTLHGKNPNLHNLLFPIPAGELEVNNKLVQNPGY from the coding sequence ATGAAAAGATACCTTCTTCAAATAATCGCTCTATCGGTCACGCTGACCATGATTTCTTGTGAGGATTTCTTAGACAGAGAACCTTTAGACCAACTAACAACCGACAATTTCTACAAAACCGCTGCTGATGCTGACAAAGCATTGTTGGCGACCTATTCTCCCATGCAAGACCAAGAATGGAACAGCAAAGGATGGATGATTACCGAAATTCCTTCAGACAATACACAAGCAGGAGGAACAGACCCCGATTTTACCCCCATTGATAACTTCACCGTAGTAGCTGACAATCTACCCGTTGCGAACTACTGGTCTATACGATATAGGCAAATCACACTAGCGAATACAGTTATTACCAAAGTAAATGAAATGGACTTGACACAAGCCTCAAAAAATCCATTATTGGCTGAGGCCATGTTTTTGCGGGCAGTAGCTTACTTCGACTTGGTGCGGATATACGGTGGCGTACCCCTCATCACCGCCCCCCCAGTATTTGGAGCAGATTTGTTGTATCCCAGAGCCAAAGTTGCAGAAGTATATGCGCTCATCAGTGCCGACTTAGAATTTGCAGCCGAATATTTGCCAATAACTTGGGGAGGAATAAATTTAGGTAGAGCTACAAAAGGTGCTGCAAATGCTTATTTGGCAAAGGCTTATTTGACCAATCGAGAGTACATCAAAGCCCGTGATGCAGCCAAAAAAGTGATTGATTCGGGTGTATATGATTTGATGGAAAGTTATGCCGATAATTTTGAATTGGCAACAAGTGACAATAACAAAGAATCTATTTTTCAAATCCAGTTTACAGGTTGTGGGCCTTTTGGGACAGGCAATGCGCTGCAAGCCTTTTTTGCTCCGTGGGGAGAAGGAATCACCAAAGACCGTGATGGATGGGGTTCACAAATCCCGACCAGTCCCAGTTCCAACAATCCGAATACAACGATTGCAGATGCATTTGAAACAGGTGATTTAAGGAAACTGCCTTCTGTCATGACTCCAAATGCCTATTATCCAACTGTGAATCCTCAAGATGGGGGTTATACTTACCCTACAAGTGGTGCTTCGGCAAGTTCGGTCAACATCAAAAAATATGTGATTGGCAGTGGAGCAAATGTTTGCTTCATGAGTACGCCTCAAAATGCACATTTAATTCGCTACTCAGATGTATTGATTACTTATGCTGAAAGTATCATGGAAATTGAAGGAGGACTCAGTTCCAATCCCGTGGCTTTATCATCCTTCAATAAAGTACGAATCCGTGCGGGTTTAGAGCCTGTGAATCAAATAGACAGATCAATAGTATTGCATGAAAGAAGGGTAGAATTTGCTTTTGAAGGCCAGCGTTGGTTTGACTTATTGCGCTCAGGTAAAGCCATCGAAATCATGACCCTTCATGGCAAAAACCCCAATTTACACAATTTGTTATTCCCAATTCCTGCGGGCGAATTGGAGGTGAATAACAAGTTGGTACAAAATCCTGGATATTGA